In one window of Candidatus Bathyarchaeota archaeon DNA:
- a CDS encoding ABC transporter permease subunit, protein MIDLAGTFTVAAKELRDQLGSKRFLILFGLVLLLSTLSAYQGVDFIRDYEEMGFLNIFLGTKFDFSFLEIMVFFWPFLGLALSFDAINKERSSGTLSVLFGQPIFRDSVINGKFIAGATALATMTLGTILIVSGIAIPMLGFGPTGVEISKILIFTMLTMIYLFFWLSLGLFYSVFTKKPPISLISSIATWLVFVFVISIFASVISSIIVPLPGGGFRRISGEELKTSQEFEETEKQRYLIQSRIEKISPTNLYENTASDLLSYGYDKFKRVRSLSEVLVANWANIATLVVGIGICFSASYTKFLRFEVRPGG, encoded by the coding sequence GTGATTGATCTGGCCGGAACATTCACCGTAGCTGCCAAAGAACTCAGGGACCAGTTGGGAAGCAAGCGATTCCTCATCCTGTTCGGTCTAGTTCTACTGCTATCGACTCTCTCAGCTTATCAGGGCGTAGATTTCATTCGGGACTATGAGGAGATGGGATTCCTAAACATCTTCTTGGGGACTAAATTCGACTTCTCTTTCCTTGAGATCATGGTATTCTTTTGGCCCTTTCTTGGACTGGCCTTAAGCTTTGACGCAATCAATAAGGAGCGTTCTAGCGGAACGCTATCAGTACTTTTTGGACAGCCTATCTTCAGAGACTCTGTAATCAATGGCAAATTTATCGCTGGTGCAACTGCTCTTGCCACCATGACCTTAGGCACAATCTTGATAGTATCCGGAATTGCCATTCCAATGCTTGGATTTGGGCCAACTGGCGTGGAAATCTCCAAGATCCTAATCTTTACGATGCTTACAATGATCTATCTGTTTTTCTGGCTGAGTCTAGGCCTTTTCTATTCCGTCTTTACTAAGAAGCCGCCCATTTCGTTAATATCTTCTATTGCGACATGGCTGGTCTTCGTATTTGTGATCAGTATCTTTGCATCCGTAATTAGCAGTATAATAGTGCCACTCCCTGGAGGTGGTTTTCGAAGAATCTCGGGAGAGGAACTCAAGACATCACAAGAATTCGAGGAAACGGAGAAACAGAGGTATTTAATTCAATCAAGAATAGAGAAAATATCACCGACAAACCTGTATGAGAATACTGCATCTGACCTTTTGAGTTATGGCTACGATAAGTTTAAGAGGGTGCGGAGTCTGTCTGAGGTTCTCGTAGCCAACTGGGCTAACATCGCGACCCTTGTAGTTGGCATAGGTATTTGCTTCTCCGCTTCCTACACGAAGTTTTTGAGGTTTGAGGTCAGACCTGGAGGTTGA
- a CDS encoding radical SAM protein has product MVIQMKTGIRQSPDWVRTSTAAVMTMGIAPGRFLNDAKLHCLNLLLTYDEGCSARCAYCGLSRSRDSKTPWADNSFIRVEWPTVAVDEVVSKIRDGDCPAVERVCVSMVTNPRAFNDTLTVVARISPVMERVSALITPTIIDRDWLVDLKEAGADMVGIAVDAATEEIFDETRGRGVRGPHRWDRYWESVSESVEVFGIMNAGVHLIVGIGETEREMIETIQRVHDMGAFTHLFSFFPEVGSLMQNSHQPPIEQYRRVQLARYLIDNGSAGACEMTFDHDGRLNDYGIKETALDKIISQGYPFMTSGCHGKTLMNACNRPFGNCTPLQALQGQMRNFPYKPRINDIKIVRAQMGIQSGLVSSENS; this is encoded by the coding sequence ATGGTTATACAAATGAAGACTGGGATTCGTCAGTCCCCTGATTGGGTCCGTACCAGTACTGCCGCAGTAATGACTATGGGAATAGCCCCAGGGAGGTTCCTCAACGATGCGAAGCTTCACTGCCTCAACTTGCTTCTCACATACGACGAGGGCTGCTCAGCAAGATGCGCTTATTGTGGCCTCTCTAGGAGCAGGGACTCGAAGACGCCCTGGGCCGATAACAGCTTCATCAGGGTCGAGTGGCCTACAGTCGCTGTTGATGAAGTCGTCTCCAAGATCAGGGACGGAGACTGCCCTGCTGTCGAGAGGGTTTGTGTCTCCATGGTTACCAATCCCCGAGCCTTCAATGATACCCTCACAGTCGTGGCTAGGATCAGCCCTGTGATGGAGAGGGTCTCGGCGTTGATCACTCCCACCATCATCGACAGGGACTGGCTCGTAGATCTCAAGGAGGCCGGGGCTGACATGGTGGGCATCGCCGTGGACGCCGCGACCGAGGAGATCTTCGACGAGACTAGGGGCAGAGGCGTGCGGGGGCCTCACAGGTGGGATAGATATTGGGAGTCGGTCTCGGAGTCTGTAGAGGTCTTTGGCATCATGAATGCTGGAGTCCATCTCATTGTAGGCATTGGGGAGACCGAGAGGGAGATGATCGAGACGATCCAAAGGGTCCATGATATGGGGGCCTTCACCCACCTCTTCTCATTCTTTCCCGAGGTGGGATCCTTGATGCAGAACAGCCATCAGCCCCCAATAGAACAATATAGGAGAGTTCAGCTCGCGAGATATCTTATTGATAACGGCTCCGCCGGGGCTTGTGAGATGACTTTTGACCACGACGGCAGACTCAATGACTATGGTATCAAGGAGACCGCCCTGGATAAGATCATATCCCAGGGTTACCCTTTTATGACCTCAGGGTGCCACGGGAAGACTCTCATGAATGCCTGTAATAGACCCTTCGGAAATTGCACCCCCCTTCAGGCTCTCCAGGGGCAGATGCGGAACTTTCCATACAAACCTCGAATCAACGATATCAAGATCGTGAGGGCCCAGATGGGGATACAAAGTGGTTTAGTCTCCTCAGAGAACAGCTAA